From Callithrix jacchus isolate 240 chromosome 15, calJac240_pri, whole genome shotgun sequence, one genomic window encodes:
- the BDH1 gene encoding D-beta-hydroxybutyrate dehydrogenase, mitochondrial isoform X1, with amino-acid sequence MCPAGGGRGLNTRPCSSRAAGRKWAILPLVAAMLATRLSRPLSWLPEKTLRACDRENGARRPLLFCSASFIPIGRRTYASAVEPVGSKAVLVTGCDSGFGFSLAKHLHSKGFLVFAGCLMKDKGHDGVKELDSLNSDRLRTVQLNVCSSEEVEKVVEVVRSSLKDPEKGMWGLVNNAGISTFGEVEFTSMETYKEVAEVNLWGTVRMTKSFLPLIRRAKGRVVNISSMMGRMGSPARSPYCITKFGVEAFSDCLRYEMYPLGVKVSVVEPGNFIAATSLYSPESIQAIARKMWDELPEVVRKDYGKKYFDEKIARMETYCSSGSTDTSPVIEAVTHALTATTPYTRYHPMDYYWWLRMQIMTHLPGAISDMIYIR; translated from the exons ATGTGCCCGGCAGGAGGAGGCCGTGGGTTAAACACGCGGCCCTGCAGCTCCAG agccGCCGGGAGGAAGTGGGCCATTCTACCACTTGTGGCTGCCATGCTGGCCACCCGCCTCTCCAGACCCCTGTCATGGCTCCCAGAAAAAACCCTACGTGCCTGTGATAGAGAAAATGGAGCAAG ACGCCCACTATTGTTTTGTTCTGCCTCCTTTATCCCGATTGGCCGTCGGACTTATGCCAGTGCAGTGGAGCCG GTTGGCAGCAAAGCTGTCCTGGTCACAGGCTGTGACTCTGGATTTGGATTCTCACTGGCCAAGCATCTGCATTCCAAAGGCTTCCTTGTGTTTGCTGGCTGCTTGATGAAG gaCAAAGGCCATGATGGGGTGAAGGAGCTGGACAGCCTAAACAGTGACCGACTGAGAACCGTCCAGCTCAACGTCTGCAGCAGTGAAGAGGTGGAGAAAGTGGTGGAGGTCGTCCGCTCCAGCCTGAAGGACCCTGAGAAAG GGATGTGGGGCCTCGTGAACAACGCCGGCATCTCGACATTCGGGGAGGTGGAGTTCACCAGCATGGAGACCTACAAGGAGGTGGCAGAAGTGAACCTTTGGGGCACAGTGCGCATGACAAAGTCCTTTCTTCCTCTCATCCGAAGGGCCAAAG GCCGTGTTGTCAATATCAGCAGCATGATGGGCCGTATGGGCAGCCCGGCCCGTTCCCCATACTGCATCACCAAGTTCGGGGTGGAGGCTTTCTCGGACTGCCTGCGCTATGAGATGTACCCCCTGGGCGTGAAGGTCAGTGTGGTGGAGCCTGGCAACTTCATCGCTGCCACCAGCCTTTACAGCCCCGAGAGCATTCAGGCCATCGCCAGGAAGATGTGGGATGAGCTGCCTGAGGTCGTACGCAAGGACTACGGCAAGAAGTACTTTGATGAAAAGATTGCCAGGATGGAGACCTACTGCAGCAGTGGCTCCACAGACACGTCCCCTGTCATCGAGGCCGTCACACATGCCCTGACCGCCACCACCCCCTACACCCGCTACCACCCCATGGACTACTACTGGTGGCTGCGAATGCAGATCATGACCCACTTGCCTGGAGCCATCTCCGACATGATCTACATCCGCTGA
- the BDH1 gene encoding D-beta-hydroxybutyrate dehydrogenase, mitochondrial isoform X2 has protein sequence MLATRLSRPLSWLPEKTLRACDRENGARRPLLFCSASFIPIGRRTYASAVEPVGSKAVLVTGCDSGFGFSLAKHLHSKGFLVFAGCLMKDKGHDGVKELDSLNSDRLRTVQLNVCSSEEVEKVVEVVRSSLKDPEKGMWGLVNNAGISTFGEVEFTSMETYKEVAEVNLWGTVRMTKSFLPLIRRAKGRVVNISSMMGRMGSPARSPYCITKFGVEAFSDCLRYEMYPLGVKVSVVEPGNFIAATSLYSPESIQAIARKMWDELPEVVRKDYGKKYFDEKIARMETYCSSGSTDTSPVIEAVTHALTATTPYTRYHPMDYYWWLRMQIMTHLPGAISDMIYIR, from the exons ATGCTGGCCACCCGCCTCTCCAGACCCCTGTCATGGCTCCCAGAAAAAACCCTACGTGCCTGTGATAGAGAAAATGGAGCAAG ACGCCCACTATTGTTTTGTTCTGCCTCCTTTATCCCGATTGGCCGTCGGACTTATGCCAGTGCAGTGGAGCCG GTTGGCAGCAAAGCTGTCCTGGTCACAGGCTGTGACTCTGGATTTGGATTCTCACTGGCCAAGCATCTGCATTCCAAAGGCTTCCTTGTGTTTGCTGGCTGCTTGATGAAG gaCAAAGGCCATGATGGGGTGAAGGAGCTGGACAGCCTAAACAGTGACCGACTGAGAACCGTCCAGCTCAACGTCTGCAGCAGTGAAGAGGTGGAGAAAGTGGTGGAGGTCGTCCGCTCCAGCCTGAAGGACCCTGAGAAAG GGATGTGGGGCCTCGTGAACAACGCCGGCATCTCGACATTCGGGGAGGTGGAGTTCACCAGCATGGAGACCTACAAGGAGGTGGCAGAAGTGAACCTTTGGGGCACAGTGCGCATGACAAAGTCCTTTCTTCCTCTCATCCGAAGGGCCAAAG GCCGTGTTGTCAATATCAGCAGCATGATGGGCCGTATGGGCAGCCCGGCCCGTTCCCCATACTGCATCACCAAGTTCGGGGTGGAGGCTTTCTCGGACTGCCTGCGCTATGAGATGTACCCCCTGGGCGTGAAGGTCAGTGTGGTGGAGCCTGGCAACTTCATCGCTGCCACCAGCCTTTACAGCCCCGAGAGCATTCAGGCCATCGCCAGGAAGATGTGGGATGAGCTGCCTGAGGTCGTACGCAAGGACTACGGCAAGAAGTACTTTGATGAAAAGATTGCCAGGATGGAGACCTACTGCAGCAGTGGCTCCACAGACACGTCCCCTGTCATCGAGGCCGTCACACATGCCCTGACCGCCACCACCCCCTACACCCGCTACCACCCCATGGACTACTACTGGTGGCTGCGAATGCAGATCATGACCCACTTGCCTGGAGCCATCTCCGACATGATCTACATCCGCTGA